The following are from one region of the Tenacibaculum dicentrarchi genome:
- a CDS encoding sigma 54-interacting transcriptional regulator, whose translation MENLQAIKQRFGIIGNDTQLNRAIEKAIRVAPTDISVLVVGESGVGKESIPKIIHQLSHRKHAKYIAVNCGAIPEGTIDSELFGHEKGAFTGATTSRKGYFEVADGGTIFLDEVGELPLTTQVRLLRVLENGEFIKVGSSQVQKTNVRIVAATNVNMQQAISKEKFREDLYYRLSTIEIELPPLRERENDIHLLFRKFASDFAQKYRMPTIRLENNAIKILLNYHFPGNIRQLRNLAEQISVVEESRLITAEKLVQYLPKNKENFPTIIGGQSGNSDFANERDIMYKILFDMRNDINDLKKLTLDLMQSGNTEQVKEENHGLIERIYQEKEPVKNENVEVVQITQSATSSAVASENNYEYAETIEEDENLSLQEKEIEMIRKSLEKNSNKRKLAAKELGISERTLYRKIKQYDL comes from the coding sequence ATGGAAAACTTACAAGCTATAAAACAACGTTTTGGAATTATTGGTAACGATACCCAGCTAAATCGTGCTATTGAAAAAGCCATTCGAGTTGCGCCTACTGATATTTCTGTGTTGGTTGTAGGTGAAAGTGGTGTTGGTAAAGAAAGTATCCCTAAAATAATACATCAATTATCACACCGAAAACACGCAAAATATATTGCGGTAAACTGTGGGGCAATTCCTGAGGGAACAATTGATAGCGAATTATTTGGGCATGAAAAAGGTGCTTTTACAGGTGCAACAACTTCTCGTAAAGGATACTTTGAAGTTGCCGACGGAGGAACTATTTTTTTAGATGAAGTTGGTGAATTACCCCTAACCACTCAAGTTCGTTTGTTACGTGTTTTAGAAAATGGTGAATTTATAAAAGTAGGATCATCACAAGTACAAAAAACAAATGTCCGTATTGTTGCTGCTACCAACGTAAATATGCAACAAGCAATATCTAAAGAAAAATTTAGAGAAGATTTATATTACCGATTAAGTACTATTGAAATTGAATTACCACCTTTGCGAGAACGAGAAAATGATATTCACTTATTATTTAGAAAATTTGCTTCAGATTTTGCTCAAAAATATCGAATGCCAACCATTCGCCTAGAAAATAATGCTATAAAAATTTTATTAAACTACCACTTTCCAGGTAATATTCGTCAATTAAGAAACTTAGCCGAGCAAATATCTGTAGTTGAAGAAAGCCGTTTAATTACTGCTGAGAAACTAGTCCAATACCTTCCAAAAAACAAAGAGAATTTCCCTACAATTATAGGAGGACAATCTGGTAATTCTGATTTTGCTAACGAACGAGATATCATGTACAAAATTTTATTCGACATGCGAAACGATATCAATGACTTAAAAAAATTAACCCTAGATTTAATGCAAAGTGGCAATACCGAGCAAGTAAAAGAAGAAAATCATGGCTTAATAGAACGTATTTACCAAGAGAAAGAACCTGTGAAAAATGAAAATGTAGAAGTGGTTCAAATTACACAATCGGCTACCTCATCAGCAGTAGCATCTGAAAATAATTACGAATACGCCGAAACTATTGAAGAAGACGAAAATTTATCATTACAAGAAAAAGAAATTGAAATGATTCGAAAATCTTTAGAAAAAAACAGCAATAAACGAAAATTAGCAGCTAAAGAACTTGGAATTTCTGAACGAACTTTATACCGTAAAATAAAACAATACGATTTATAA
- a CDS encoding LptE family protein, giving the protein MKNCVNIFLISISILFILLGCGAYSFTGGNTGEAKTIQVDFFQNQAPLIEPTLSQKFTQDLQELFTRQTNLTLVNTNGQLHFSGEIVDYRINPMSATADQKAAQNRLTITVNVIFENSLNEKDNFEKRFSFYHDYQATQQLTGGVLETALNKILERITQDVFNASVAKW; this is encoded by the coding sequence ATGAAAAACTGTGTAAACATCTTTTTAATTTCTATCAGCATACTATTTATACTACTAGGTTGCGGTGCATATTCATTTACAGGAGGAAATACAGGCGAAGCTAAAACAATTCAAGTTGATTTTTTTCAAAATCAAGCACCTTTAATTGAACCAACTTTAAGCCAAAAATTCACCCAAGATTTACAAGAGTTATTTACACGTCAAACAAACCTAACCTTAGTAAACACAAACGGGCAGTTACATTTTTCTGGCGAAATTGTAGATTACAGAATTAATCCGATGAGTGCTACTGCCGATCAAAAAGCCGCACAAAACAGGTTAACAATTACCGTAAATGTTATTTTTGAAAATAGCTTAAATGAAAAAGATAATTTTGAAAAACGTTTTTCTTTTTATCATGATTATCAGGCTACACAACAATTAACAGGTGGTGTATTAGAAACTGCTTTAAATAAAATTTTAGAGAGAATAACACAAGATGTTTTTAATGCCTCTGTAGCTAAATGGTAA
- the secG gene encoding preprotein translocase subunit SecG — MTTYTLLLVLILIVAIALILIVMVQNPKGGGLSSSLGGGSAQNIGGVQNTNTFLDKSTWTLAIAMFALILMANFAIPRGTSTNAPQLDSALENVEATTPDVPATTTTKDSVK, encoded by the coding sequence ATGACAACATATACTTTACTTTTAGTATTAATATTGATTGTTGCAATAGCATTAATCTTAATTGTAATGGTGCAAAACCCTAAAGGTGGCGGATTATCTTCTTCTCTTGGAGGTGGTAGTGCTCAAAACATTGGTGGTGTACAAAACACAAATACTTTCTTAGATAAAAGTACTTGGACTTTAGCAATTGCTATGTTTGCTTTAATTTTAATGGCGAATTTTGCAATTCCTAGAGGAACTTCAACTAATGCACCTCAATTAGATAGTGCTTTAGAAAACGTAGAAGCTACAACTCCTGACGTACCTGCAACAACGACTACAAAAGATAGCGTAAAGTAA
- a CDS encoding co-chaperone GroES, which translates to MGLKIKPLADRVLIKPAAAETTTASGLIIPDNAKEKPQKGTVVAVGKGTKKEPLTVKVGDTVLYGKYAGTDLKHKEKDYLIMRESDIFAII; encoded by the coding sequence ATGGGATTAAAAATAAAACCTTTAGCAGATAGAGTTCTTATAAAACCTGCTGCTGCAGAAACGACTACCGCATCTGGGCTTATTATACCTGATAACGCAAAAGAAAAACCTCAAAAAGGAACTGTTGTTGCCGTTGGAAAAGGAACAAAAAAAGAACCTTTAACTGTTAAAGTTGGTGATACTGTTTTATACGGAAAGTATGCAGGTACTGACTTAAAACACAAAGAAAAAGATTATTTAATTATGAGAGAAAGCGATATTTTCGCTATCATTTAA
- the groL gene encoding chaperonin GroEL (60 kDa chaperone family; promotes refolding of misfolded polypeptides especially under stressful conditions; forms two stacked rings of heptamers to form a barrel-shaped 14mer; ends can be capped by GroES; misfolded proteins enter the barrel where they are refolded when GroES binds), with translation MAKDIKFDVDARNGLKRGVDALANAVKVTLGPKGRNVIISKAFGAPHVTKDGVTVAKEIELEDSLENMGAQMVKEVASKTNDLAGDGTTTATVLAQAIVKEGLKNVAAGANPMDLKRGIDKAVIAITEDLAKQSKEVGDSSEKIQQVASISANNDKVIGDLIATAFGKVGKEGVITVEEAKGMETYVDVVEGMQFDRGYLSPYFVTDADKMIATLDNPYILLFDKKISNLQEILPILEPVSQSGRPLLIIAEDVDGQALATLVVNKLRGGLKIAAVKAPGFGDRRKAMLEDIAILTGGTVISEERGFSLENATLDLLGTAETVTIDKDNTTVVNGAGDDTQIKARVNQIKAQIETTTSDYDKEKLQERLAKLSGGVAVLYVGAASEVEMKEKKDRVDDALHATRAAVEEGIVAGGGVALVRAKKVLKAITTENLDETTGIQIVYKAIEAPLRTIVENAGGEGSVVINKVLEGKKGFGYDAKSEAYVDMLEAGIIDPKKVTRVALENAASVAGMILTTECALIDIKEDAAPMPPMGGGMPGMM, from the coding sequence ATGGCAAAAGATATAAAATTTGATGTAGATGCTCGTAACGGTTTAAAACGTGGAGTTGATGCATTAGCAAATGCAGTAAAAGTAACTTTAGGTCCTAAAGGACGTAATGTAATTATTTCTAAAGCTTTCGGTGCGCCTCACGTTACAAAAGATGGTGTTACTGTTGCTAAAGAAATTGAATTAGAAGACTCTCTAGAAAATATGGGAGCTCAAATGGTTAAAGAAGTAGCATCTAAAACTAACGATTTAGCTGGTGATGGAACTACAACTGCAACTGTATTAGCACAAGCTATTGTTAAAGAAGGTTTAAAAAACGTTGCTGCAGGTGCAAATCCTATGGATTTAAAACGTGGTATTGACAAAGCAGTTATTGCTATTACTGAAGATTTAGCTAAACAATCGAAAGAAGTTGGTGATTCATCAGAAAAAATACAACAAGTAGCTTCTATTTCTGCTAATAACGATAAAGTTATTGGTGATTTAATTGCAACTGCTTTTGGTAAAGTTGGTAAAGAAGGTGTAATTACTGTTGAAGAAGCTAAAGGAATGGAAACTTATGTTGACGTTGTTGAAGGTATGCAATTCGATAGAGGTTATTTATCTCCTTATTTTGTTACCGATGCTGATAAAATGATTGCTACTTTAGATAACCCTTATATCTTATTATTTGATAAAAAGATTTCTAACTTACAAGAAATTCTTCCAATATTAGAACCTGTTTCTCAATCAGGAAGACCTTTATTAATTATTGCTGAAGATGTTGATGGACAAGCATTAGCTACTTTAGTTGTTAATAAATTACGTGGTGGTTTAAAAATTGCTGCAGTAAAAGCTCCTGGTTTTGGTGACCGTAGAAAAGCAATGTTAGAAGATATTGCTATTTTAACAGGTGGAACTGTTATTTCTGAAGAAAGAGGTTTCTCTTTAGAAAACGCTACTTTAGATTTATTAGGTACTGCTGAAACAGTTACTATTGATAAAGATAATACTACTGTTGTGAATGGTGCTGGTGATGATACACAGATTAAAGCTCGTGTAAATCAAATTAAAGCTCAAATTGAAACTACTACTTCTGATTATGATAAAGAAAAGCTACAAGAACGTTTAGCGAAGTTATCTGGTGGTGTTGCAGTTTTATATGTTGGTGCTGCTTCTGAAGTAGAAATGAAAGAAAAGAAAGACCGTGTTGACGATGCTTTACATGCAACTCGTGCTGCTGTAGAAGAAGGTATCGTTGCTGGTGGTGGTGTTGCTTTAGTTCGTGCTAAAAAAGTTTTAAAAGCTATTACGACTGAAAACTTAGACGAAACTACAGGTATACAAATTGTTTACAAAGCAATTGAAGCGCCTTTAAGAACTATTGTTGAAAATGCAGGTGGTGAAGGTTCTGTTGTTATTAACAAAGTTTTAGAAGGTAAAAAAGGATTTGGTTATGATGCTAAATCTGAAGCTTATGTTGATATGCTTGAAGCTGGTATTATTGACCCTAAAAAAGTAACTCGTGTTGCTTTAGAAAATGCAGCATCGGTTGCAGGGATGATTTTAACTACCGAATGTGCTTTAATTGATATTAAAGAAGATGCAGCTCCTATGCCTCCAATGGGTGGTGGTATGCCAGGAATGATGTAA